DNA sequence from the Cupriavidus oxalaticus genome:
CAGTCTTGCCCGCGCACGGCCTGCTGCACCGCCAGCAAACGCGCCGCATGGCTGCGCACCGGGGTGCCGTCCGGCGGCAGGTCGAGCAGCCAGTGGCCCAGCGTCAGCACGCGCGGCAACAGGCGCGGCCGTCCGGCCGCACGGGCGGCGGCGTCGAGCGCCTCGCGCACGCCCGGAATCTGCGCCGCGGTCGGCACCACCACGTGCGCGCCGGCTTCGGGCGCGCCGCAGCGGTCCAGGAAAAACCAGGCAGCGGTGGCCGCCTGCTCGAGGAAATCAGGGCCGGGGCGGAAACTTAGCGACGTCATGGGCTCGTGGGCCGCAGCGCGGCATGGCTGCGGTAACTGCGTCGGTCGGGAAAGACGTCAGGGAACAAGGCAAAGAGAATACCGGACGCCGCCGGCCAGCACGGCGGGCGGCGATTCATGGAAGGGCCCGGTGCGCGGCGCGCGGAGCCGTTCGCGATCGGGCAGGCCGCTCAGTGCGTGCCGCCCTCCAGCCGGGCGCGGATCTCGCGCGCGGTTTCGAGCAGGCCCTCGTAGCCGGAGCGCGCATGCTCGGGGAGGTCCGGGTCGCCTACCAGGGTACCGAGCGTTTCGATGATGCTGTAGACCAGGCCCTTGGCGGCGCCGCTGGCAATGCTGTTGGTTTCGACCGCGCTGCTGAGATGGTCCAGCGCATCGCTCAGGTGGTCCACGTCCGGCGCCTGGCCGGACTCGGGCTGGGTAGGCTTGCGGGGATCGGTGTTCATATCGATGACCTTGTCGATGGCCTTCTCGGGAGAGCAGGGTTCATGAGGGTCGGCCGGCCGGTGCGCGGGCCGTGGACTCTCTTCTATTCTACGCGCACGCAACGCGGATCCGGCACTGCGCGGCGCCCGCATGTGCATGCCATGGCACCCACGCCGATTGCCTGAATCTCTTGGCGCGATTGAAAATAAGCATTTCTACTAATCACCCGATTGCAGCAGAATCATTACCGTTGCCGGCGACGTTTTCAGCCCCGTGTCAGTGCCGGTCTTGAAAATCGGCAAACTGGTAACATATCGCCAGCAACGGGCGCGGCTGCGGCCGCCAGAGCCAGCCGGCAGGCGGCAAAGGCGTCCCCGGCGGGTCCGCGCAATCTCGTGTAAGGTTACGGTTCTGCCCTACCCAGTTTCCCGGCCTTCAACATAAACAGAGCGAAACCAGAGGTTTTCCGCCATGAGCGAACAAATCAAGTATGTGAGCGACGCCTCCTTCGACGCCGACGTCCTCCAGTCCGACAAGCCCGTCCTGCTCGATTTCTGGGCGGAATGGTGCGGCCCCTGCAAGATGATCGCCCCGATCCTGGACGAAGTCGCCAAGGACTATGGCGACAAGCTGCAGGTCGCCAAGATCAACGTCGATGAAAACCAGCAGGTTCCGGCCAAGTTCGGCATCCGCGGCATCCCGACGCTGATCCTGTTCAAGAACGGCGCGGTCGCGGCCCAGAAGGTCGGCGCGCTGTCCAAGTCGCAACTGACGGCGTTCCTCGACGGCAACCTGTAAGCTGCGCGCCGGAGCGAAACCAACCGCTCCGGTTTTGTCACGATCCGACGTGCGTGCACCACACCCTGGCGCACCGGTCGGATTGTGCTAAGATGCCACCAACAACTCCCCGAGCGTTCGCTCATTTTTCCCCCTTCTCTTTCAGTCTCGCCCGTCCGGGCAAATCTGTACCCCTCGTCTATGCACCTGACAGAACTCAAATCGCTTCACGTGTCTGCGCTTCTCGAAATGGCGGCAACGCTCGAGATCGACAACGCACAGCGGATGCGCAAACAGGAACTGATGTTTGCGATCCTGAAGAAGCGCGCCAAGATGGGCGAAACCATCTTCGGAGACGGCACGCTGGAAGTTCTGCCCGACGGCTTCGGCTTCCTGCGCTCGCCGGAGACTTCGTACCTGGCCAGCACGGACGATATCTACATCAGCCCGTCGCAGATCCGCCGCTTCAACCTGCATACCGGCGACTCGATCGAAGGCGAAGTGCGCACGCCCAAGGACGGCGAGCGCTACTTTGCGCTGGTGAAGGTGGACAAGGTCAACGGGCAGCCTCCCGAAGCGGTCAAGAACCGCATCATGTTCGAGAACCTGACGCCGCTGCACCCGAACCGGCCGCTCACGCTCGAGCGCGACATCAAGGCGGAAGAGAACATCACCGGCCGCATCATCGACATGATCGCGCCGATCGGCCGCGGCCAGCGCGCGCTGCTGGTGGCCTCGCCCAAGTCCGGCAAGACCGTGATGCTGCAGCACATTGCACACGCGATCGCGAACAATCATCCGGAAGCCGACCTGTTCGTGCTGCTGATCGATGAGCGCCCGGAAGAAGTGACCGAGATGCAGCGTTCGGTCCGCGGCGAAGTGGTGGCGTCCACCTTCGACGAACCGGCCATCCGCCACGTGCAGGTCGCCGAAATGGTGATCGAGAAGGCCAAGCGCCTGGTCGAACTGAAGCGCGACGTGGTGATCCTGCTGGACTCGATCACGCGCCTGGCGCGCGCCTACAATACGGTGGTGCCGGCCTCGGGCAAGGTGCTGACCGGCGGTGTCGACGCCAATGCGCTGCAGCGTCCGAAGCGCTTCTTCGGCGCCGCG
Encoded proteins:
- the trxA gene encoding thioredoxin TrxA produces the protein MSEQIKYVSDASFDADVLQSDKPVLLDFWAEWCGPCKMIAPILDEVAKDYGDKLQVAKINVDENQQVPAKFGIRGIPTLILFKNGAVAAQKVGALSKSQLTAFLDGNL
- the rho gene encoding transcription termination factor Rho codes for the protein MHLTELKSLHVSALLEMAATLEIDNAQRMRKQELMFAILKKRAKMGETIFGDGTLEVLPDGFGFLRSPETSYLASTDDIYISPSQIRRFNLHTGDSIEGEVRTPKDGERYFALVKVDKVNGQPPEAVKNRIMFENLTPLHPNRPLTLERDIKAEENITGRIIDMIAPIGRGQRALLVASPKSGKTVMLQHIAHAIANNHPEADLFVLLIDERPEEVTEMQRSVRGEVVASTFDEPAIRHVQVAEMVIEKAKRLVELKRDVVILLDSITRLARAYNTVVPASGKVLTGGVDANALQRPKRFFGAARNLEEGGSLTIIATALIETGSRMDDVIYEEFKGTGNMEVHLERRLAEKRVYPSINLNKSGTRREELLIKPEILQKIWVLRKFISDMDEVQAMEFIMDKMKATKNNAEFFDMMRRGG